A genomic segment from Gossypium hirsutum isolate 1008001.06 chromosome D04, Gossypium_hirsutum_v2.1, whole genome shotgun sequence encodes:
- the LOC107943395 gene encoding uncharacterized protein, protein MESGGINGVGRDEISLLEEELTQLSVKSSMVEPNGKPSLICSVWTNKSYNHDSFKAQMKSIWKTKEKFEIQLVGQNLFLITFESEDDLESVMEGQPWLFRKNLIIFDRIFKPTTRDQITLVSSSFWIKIGPCLPEFDKKDLLHAVGVTFGGVIRSEISGEFCRLRIQLNVQKPLRRGIFVSTGNGNKCWIPFKYEKLPTFCFGCGKLGHGLQDCTSITPAEKIRIREDPPYSLALKAELNLIGKESLKFNALSKKSQVQCSYIGVVNSEQRSDMMEGVQEDAWLETLEAGLQIQQNEETNGKTTKNRNANILKQGREARWKRVEQIEVMRQYEAESKLQKQKWKELVQEDYGVNGNRKEQLKG, encoded by the coding sequence ATGGAGAGTGGTGGCATCAACGGGGTTGGGAGAGACGAGATCTCCCTATTAGAAGAGGAACTTACTCAACTATCGGTCAAAAGCTCGATGGTGGAGCCAAACGGTAAACCTTCTCTGATCTGTTCTGTTTGGACAAATAAATCTTATAATCATGATAGTTTTAAAGCACAGATGAAAAGTATCTGGAAAACAAAGGAAAAGTTTGAGATTCAATTGGTGGGGCAAAATCTTTTTTTGATAACGTTTGAATCAGAGGATGATTTAGAATCTGTGATGGAAGGCCAACCATGGTTGTTTAggaagaatttaattatttttgaccGGATTTTTAAGCCGACAACGAGAGACCAAATTACGCTTGTTTCATCTTCGTTTTGGATCAAAATTGGACCCTGTTTACCAGAGTTTGATAAAAAGGATCTTCTGCATGCTGTAGGGGTCACGTTCGGTGGAGTGATCAGATCTGAAATTAGCGGTGAGTTTTGTCGCCTTAGAATACAGCTCAATGTGCAAAAACCACTTCGTAGAGGTATATTTGTGTCAACAGGGAATGGGAATAAATGCTGGATCCCTTTCAAGTATGAAAAATTGCCAACTTTCTGTTTTGGATGTGGAAAACTGGGGCATGGTCTCCAGGACTGTACAAGCATTACACCTGCGGAGAAAATTAGAATTAGAGAGGATCCACCTTACTCTTTGGCATTAAAAGCAGAATTAAATTTGATTGGGAAGGAGAGTCTGAAGTTTAATGCTTTATCAAAAAAATCACAAGTGCAATGTTCGTATATAGGAGTTGTAAACAGTGAACAAAGGAGCGATATGATGGAAGGAGTACAGGAAGATGCTTGGCTGGAAACTTTAGAAGCAGGTTTACAGATACAACAGAATGAAGAAACAAATGGAAAAACCACAAAAAATAGAAACGCAAATATATTGAAGCAGGGCAGGGAAGCTAGGTGGAAAAGAGTTGAACAAATAGAAGTGATGAGACAGTATGAGGCAGAGAGTAAGCTGCAGAAACAAAAATGGAAAGAGTTGGTACAGGAGGATTACGGTGTAAATGGAAATAGGAAGGAGCAattaaaaggatga
- the LOC107943396 gene encoding protein PHYTOCHROME KINASE SUBSTRATE 4: protein MQTMNGVVSSEERSLEQGLEPSLSCSSSVQHKAKLRADEGTEISIFDAQRYFNETNSDIRVCKRVSPLNMPNLELDPISSAPQRDVSSTSCADGYGYGYGYGMTYRVRSFHATPTASSEASWNSQTGLLSNPPGAIAVSMTMKNPTTDHKRKGCGKLKWLWGRSCPCSGNKSVQVEPKTPLGMNQKSSSVADGDNKREERLLASNPHRMSAENQFDSSLGRQRVVASVSASARPRPLMISDDYSGTAVAGFTFPILNQQPTSSRLKMAVPLNRNHNSLNDGGEDPPRDSLEVFRPSDQSSSISVPKKLVSITDDDVGSDTSSDLFEIESFSTTTQGQTMSNPLYHRRDSMEEASSFNIRRSMVLAAAASPMMSECYEPSEASIDWSVTTAEGCGEAEENITAVGKGGKKKSGNGGLLSCRCEKAVSVGPNPVKYVPPQRQAATTINHVGCAT, encoded by the coding sequence ATGCAAACTATGAATGGTGTAGTAAGCTCTGAAGAACGCTCCTTGGAACAGGGACTTGAACCTTCCCTTTCTTGCAGTTCCTCCGTCCAACACAAAGCCAAACTCAGAGCAGATGAGGGCACTGAGATTAGCATTTTCGATGCCCAGAGATACTTCAACGAAACCAACAGCGATATCAGAGTGTGCAAGAGGGTTTCCCCGCTTAACATGCCCAACCTGGAATTAGATCCTATTTCATCAGCGCCCCAGCGTGATGTTTCCTCCACCTCTTGTGCCGACGGCTATGGCTATGGCTATGGCTATGGCATGACCTACCGAGTTCGTTCTTTCCATGCAACTCCAACGGCTTCATCAGAGGCTAGCTGGAATAGCCAGACTGGTCTTTTGTCGAATCCTCCTGGCGCCATTGCGGTGTCTATGACCATGAAAAATCCTACCACTGATCACAAGAGAAAAGGGTGTGGTAAATTGAAATGGCTTTGGGGCCGAAGCTGTCCCTGCTCCGGCAACAAATCCGTTCAAGTTGAGCCCAAAACACCCTTGGGCATGAATCAGAAAAGTTCAAGCGTTGCTGACGGAGATAATAAACGGGAAGAGAGATTATTAGCCTCTAATCCTCACAGGATGTCAGCAGAGAATCAATTTGATTCCAGCTTAGGGCGACAGCGTGTGGTAGCTTCGGTTTCAGCATCAGCAAGACCAAGGCCCCTGATGATAAGTGATGACTACTCCGGGACAGCTGTAGCTGGTTTCACCTTTCCAATACTTAATCAACAACCAACATCATCCCGTCTTAAAATGGCAGTGCCGCTAAATAGAAATCATAACTCCCTTAATGATGGTGGTGAGGATCCACCTCGAGACTCGTTGGAGGTGTTCCGACCTTCTGACCAATCATCATCTATATCTGTTCCAAAGAAACTGGTGTCCATAACTGACGATGATGTTGGCAGTGATACCAGCTCAGACTTGTTCGAAATCGAGAGCTTTTCCACGACCACCCAGGGCCAGACCATGTCAAATCCACTGTACCATCGTCGAGATTCGATGGAAGAGGCCTCCAGCTTTAATATAAGAAGATCGATGGTATTAGCAGCAGCAGCTTCGCCGATGATGTCGGAGTGTTACGAGCCGAGCGAGGCAAGCATAGATTGGAGCGTGACGACGGCAGAAGGGTGTGGTGAAGCGGAGGAGAACATCACAGCGGTTGGCAAAGGGGGGAAGAAGAAATCAGGGAATGGGGGGTTGTTGAGCTGTCGATGCGAGAAGGCGGTGAGCGTGGGGCCTAATCCCGTCAAGTACGTGCCCCCTCAGAGACAGGCAGCTACTACAATCAACCATGTGGGCTGCGCAACGTGA